Proteins encoded within one genomic window of Streptomyces profundus:
- a CDS encoding FAD-binding and (Fe-S)-binding domain-containing protein, with the protein MADEQDVGGVTELAAALRARMRGEVEFEAASRALATMDASNYRRIPVGVVAPRDAADVAAALEVCRAHGTPVVARGGGTSIAGQATGTGVVLDFTRHMNEVVSLDPEARTAVVQPGVVCDTLRAAAGRHGLTFGPDPSTHSRCTLGGMIGNNSCGAHSVAWGTTADNVRDLEVLTYRGESARLGRGPTGVPAGLRERVDELLTGELATLRTGFPDLPRRISGYALDELLPERGRDWARAFTGSEGTLGVITEATVALVAEPAARALAVLGYPEEGDAADAASGLLAHGPLTVEGMAVDLVGREAARALPPGGAWLFVEIGGADQAEATASAAALCRAFAGSTTGHTVITDPAARRALWRIREDASGTATRLPDGGEAWPGWEDCAVPPARLGGYLREFRGLLRDHGLRGLPYGHFGDGCIHVRIDFDLLSREGVARFREFSQDLADLVVAHGGSLSGEHGDGLARSELLPRMYGERLTGLFDRFKTAWDPDDGLNPGVLARPARLDEQLRFTGLPTRPPVAFSYPHDDGDFSAAVRRCVGVAKCRNTEAGAGVMCPSFRATGEETHSTRGRARLLHEMLLGDVVTDGWRSTEVRDALDLCLSCKGCRSDCPVGVDMATYKAEFLHQHYAGRLRPAGHYAMGRLPTWLRLTSALRLAGPANLAARVPPLAAIAKRLGGIAPERAIPPLARESFTRWWARQGRAGGDDLLLFPDSFTNYLAPEAGRAAVRVFDDAGLRVGVPEGAVCCGLTEISTGQLDRARATGRRTLDRLAEPLAAGRTVTVLEPPCAAALRTDLPELLPDDPRAAQLAGQVRTFAETLADLAPDWTPPNIGRPVAGQTHCHQHAVLGDVADRRLRARAGLDGALSGGCCGLAGNFGFEKGHYEVSVACAEDQLLPAVRQAPDDAALLADGYSCRLQLEQLTGRRARHLAETLADGIEGPAPTGTD; encoded by the coding sequence ATGGCGGATGAACAGGACGTCGGCGGTGTGACGGAGTTGGCCGCGGCGCTGCGCGCCCGGATGCGCGGCGAGGTGGAATTCGAGGCGGCCAGCCGCGCGCTGGCGACCATGGACGCCTCCAACTACCGCAGGATTCCGGTCGGCGTGGTCGCGCCGAGGGACGCGGCGGACGTGGCCGCGGCCCTGGAGGTCTGCCGGGCCCACGGCACGCCCGTGGTGGCGCGCGGCGGCGGCACCAGCATCGCGGGTCAGGCCACCGGCACCGGCGTGGTGCTGGACTTCACCCGCCATATGAACGAGGTCGTCTCCCTCGACCCCGAGGCCCGCACCGCCGTGGTCCAGCCGGGCGTCGTCTGCGACACGCTGCGCGCCGCCGCCGGCCGGCACGGGCTGACGTTCGGCCCCGACCCGTCCACCCACAGCCGCTGCACGCTGGGCGGGATGATCGGCAACAACTCGTGCGGCGCGCACTCCGTCGCCTGGGGCACCACGGCCGACAACGTGCGGGATCTTGAAGTGCTCACCTACCGGGGCGAGTCGGCGCGCCTCGGCCGGGGCCCCACCGGCGTGCCGGCGGGGCTGCGGGAGCGCGTCGACGAGCTGCTCACGGGCGAACTGGCCACGCTGCGCACCGGGTTCCCCGATCTGCCGCGCCGCATCTCCGGCTACGCGCTGGACGAGCTGCTCCCCGAGCGCGGCCGGGACTGGGCCCGCGCCTTCACCGGCAGCGAGGGCACCCTCGGCGTGATCACCGAGGCCACGGTCGCGCTGGTCGCCGAGCCCGCCGCCCGGGCGCTCGCCGTGCTGGGCTATCCCGAGGAGGGCGACGCGGCCGACGCGGCTTCCGGGCTGTTGGCGCACGGCCCGCTGACCGTCGAGGGGATGGCCGTCGACCTGGTGGGCCGGGAGGCGGCGCGGGCGCTGCCGCCCGGCGGCGCCTGGCTCTTCGTCGAGATCGGCGGCGCCGACCAGGCCGAGGCCACGGCTTCGGCCGCGGCGCTCTGCCGGGCCTTCGCCGGCTCCACCACGGGGCACACGGTGATCACCGATCCGGCGGCGCGCCGCGCGCTGTGGCGGATCAGGGAGGACGCCTCCGGTACGGCCACCCGGCTGCCGGACGGCGGCGAGGCATGGCCGGGCTGGGAGGACTGCGCGGTGCCGCCGGCCCGACTCGGCGGCTATCTGCGGGAGTTCCGCGGCCTGCTGCGCGACCACGGGTTGCGCGGCCTGCCCTACGGGCACTTCGGCGACGGCTGCATCCATGTGCGGATCGACTTCGACCTGCTCAGCCGCGAAGGCGTCGCGCGCTTCCGGGAGTTCAGCCAGGACCTGGCCGATCTGGTGGTGGCGCACGGCGGTTCGCTCTCCGGCGAGCACGGCGACGGGCTCGCCCGCTCCGAGCTGCTGCCCCGGATGTACGGGGAGCGGCTCACCGGGCTCTTCGACCGGTTCAAGACGGCCTGGGATCCGGACGACGGGCTCAACCCCGGGGTGCTGGCCCGGCCGGCCAGGCTGGACGAACAGCTGCGGTTCACCGGGCTGCCCACCAGGCCCCCGGTCGCGTTCTCCTATCCGCATGACGACGGGGACTTCTCGGCCGCCGTGCGGCGCTGCGTCGGCGTGGCCAAGTGCCGCAACACCGAGGCGGGCGCCGGGGTGATGTGCCCCTCGTTCCGGGCCACCGGCGAGGAGACCCACTCCACCAGGGGGCGCGCCAGGCTGCTGCACGAGATGCTGCTGGGCGACGTGGTCACCGACGGCTGGCGCTCCACGGAGGTGCGGGACGCGCTCGATCTCTGCCTCTCCTGCAAGGGCTGCCGCAGCGACTGCCCGGTGGGCGTCGACATGGCCACCTACAAGGCCGAGTTCCTGCACCAGCACTATGCCGGCCGGCTGCGTCCCGCCGGGCACTACGCGATGGGCCGGCTGCCGACCTGGCTCCGGCTGACGTCGGCGCTGCGGCTGGCCGGGCCCGCCAACCTGGCGGCGCGGGTGCCGCCGCTGGCCGCGATCGCCAAGCGGCTCGGCGGCATCGCGCCCGAGCGCGCCATCCCGCCGCTGGCCCGTGAGTCGTTCACCCGCTGGTGGGCCCGGCAGGGCCGCGCCGGCGGTGACGATCTGCTGCTCTTCCCGGACAGCTTCACCAACTACCTGGCGCCCGAGGCCGGCCGTGCCGCCGTCCGGGTCTTCGACGACGCGGGGCTCCGGGTCGGCGTGCCCGAGGGCGCGGTGTGCTGCGGGCTGACGGAGATCTCCACCGGGCAGCTGGACCGCGCCCGCGCCACCGGCCGCCGCACCCTTGACCGGCTGGCCGAGCCGCTGGCCGCCGGGCGCACGGTCACCGTGCTGGAGCCGCCGTGTGCCGCCGCGCTCCGCACGGATCTGCCCGAGCTGCTGCCCGACGATCCACGTGCAGCCCAACTCGCCGGGCAGGTGCGGACGTTCGCCGAGACACTGGCCGATCTCGCCCCCGACTGGACGCCGCCGAACATCGGCCGCCCGGTCGCCGGCCAGACGCACTGCCACCAACACGCGGTCCTCGGCGACGTCGCTGACCGCCGGCTGCGGGCCAGGGCCGGCCTCGACGGCGCGCTCTCCGGCGGCTGTTGCGGACTCGCCGGCAACTTCGGCTTCGAGAAGGGGCACTACGAGGTCTCCGTCGCCTGCGCCGAGGACCAGCTGCTGCCCGCGGTGCGCCAAGCCCCCGACGACGCCGCGCTGTTGGCCGACGGCTACTCCTGCCGGCTCCAGCTGGAGCAGCTGACGGGCCGCCGCGCCCGCCACCTGGCCGAAACGCTCGCCGACGGCATCGAGGGGCCCGCTCCGACCGGCACCGATTAG
- a CDS encoding PhzF family phenazine biosynthesis protein: protein MSLSFHIADVFTDRPFGGNQLAVVPGAEGLTDAQLADIAREFNFSETVFVLPPEDPAHSARLRILTPAVELPFAGHPTVGAAAVLVGQQLVDPAATGGVVLFEEGVGLVSVRVDGSYAELTMTAPHVTTDDRPEPRAVAAALSLSESDVLECWFGSVGVPFCYARLADGAAVDRAVLNQAAWAAGFGPEVGGFSSDLYVFAGELTDGARLHARSFIPGMGVVEDPATGAAAAGLVAGVAAGHAAGPGGSGGTLSLTVDQGVAMGRPSVIEASARWRDGELVATSVGGHTVLVASGTLTI, encoded by the coding sequence ATGAGCCTCTCCTTCCATATCGCGGACGTGTTCACCGACCGCCCCTTCGGGGGGAACCAACTGGCCGTCGTGCCGGGCGCCGAAGGGCTGACGGATGCCCAACTCGCCGACATCGCGCGAGAGTTCAACTTCTCCGAGACGGTCTTCGTGCTGCCGCCCGAGGACCCGGCGCACAGCGCGCGGCTGCGCATCCTGACCCCGGCGGTCGAGCTGCCGTTCGCCGGGCACCCCACGGTGGGGGCAGCCGCCGTGCTGGTGGGGCAGCAGCTGGTCGATCCGGCGGCGACCGGTGGTGTGGTGCTCTTCGAGGAGGGCGTGGGCCTGGTCTCGGTGCGGGTCGACGGGAGCTATGCCGAGCTGACGATGACCGCTCCCCATGTGACCACGGACGACCGTCCGGAGCCGCGCGCGGTCGCGGCGGCGCTCTCGCTGTCGGAGAGCGACGTGCTGGAGTGCTGGTTCGGCTCGGTCGGGGTGCCGTTCTGCTACGCGCGGCTGGCCGACGGCGCGGCGGTGGACCGGGCGGTGTTGAACCAGGCGGCGTGGGCGGCCGGCTTCGGCCCTGAGGTCGGCGGCTTCTCCTCCGATCTCTATGTGTTCGCCGGCGAGTTGACGGACGGGGCGCGGCTGCACGCCCGCTCGTTCATCCCCGGCATGGGGGTGGTGGAGGACCCCGCGACGGGTGCGGCGGCGGCCGGCCTGGTGGCCGGGGTCGCGGCCGGGCACGCGGCCGGCCCCGGCGGCTCGGGCGGCACGTTGTCCCTGACCGTCGACCAGGGCGTGGCGATGGGCCGGCCCAGTGTGATCGAGGCGTCGGCACGGTGGCGGGACGGCGAGCTGGTCGCCACCTCGGTGGGCGGCCACACGGTGCTGGTGGCCTCGGGCACGTTGACCATCTGA
- a CDS encoding enolase C-terminal domain-like protein produces the protein MRIREIHLTPIAFRDPPLLNASGVHEPWALRTVVEVVTDEGVSGLGETYGDTSHLDRLRAAVPGLIGLEVHAHHALYARVAASIGTDVFVDQHGLTGAGSNQKTVDAVFSPFEVACLDIRGKAAGLRVADLLGGPVRDAVPYSAYLFYKWAGHPGAPEDRFGPALDPAGIVAQARLFVEEYGFGSIKLKGGVLPPDQEIDAVLALRDAFPDLPLRIDPNAAWTPATSIRVGRALAGVLEYLEDPAPEIEGMAQVAPEVPMPLATNMCVVTHDHLPPAIARRAIGVLLTDHHYWGGLLRSTQVAALCGTFGLELSMHSNTHLGISLAAMTQLAAATPNINHACDTHTPWQQGQDVVAPGALRFVDGAVPLPEGPGLGVELDRDALAVLHENYLKCGVERRDDTAYMRRTDPAFQPRRGHW, from the coding sequence ATGCGCATACGTGAGATCCACCTGACCCCCATCGCGTTCCGGGACCCGCCGCTGCTCAACGCCAGCGGGGTGCACGAGCCCTGGGCGCTGCGGACCGTCGTCGAGGTCGTCACCGACGAGGGCGTGTCGGGGTTGGGGGAGACCTACGGCGACACCTCGCACCTCGACCGGCTGCGGGCCGCCGTGCCCGGGCTGATCGGTCTTGAGGTGCACGCCCACCACGCGCTCTACGCCCGAGTCGCCGCCAGCATCGGCACGGACGTCTTCGTCGACCAGCACGGACTCACCGGGGCCGGCAGCAACCAGAAGACCGTGGACGCGGTCTTCTCCCCGTTCGAGGTCGCCTGTCTCGACATCAGGGGCAAGGCCGCCGGGCTGCGCGTCGCCGACCTGCTCGGCGGGCCCGTGCGGGACGCCGTCCCCTACAGCGCCTACCTCTTCTACAAGTGGGCGGGACATCCAGGCGCCCCCGAGGACCGCTTCGGCCCCGCGCTCGACCCCGCCGGCATCGTCGCCCAGGCCAGGCTGTTCGTCGAGGAGTACGGCTTCGGCTCGATCAAGCTCAAGGGCGGCGTGCTGCCGCCCGACCAGGAGATCGACGCGGTCCTCGCGCTCCGTGACGCGTTCCCCGATCTCCCGCTGCGCATCGACCCCAACGCGGCCTGGACGCCGGCCACCTCGATCCGGGTCGGCCGCGCGCTCGCCGGCGTCCTTGAGTACCTGGAGGACCCGGCCCCCGAGATCGAGGGGATGGCCCAGGTCGCCCCCGAGGTCCCGATGCCGCTGGCCACCAACATGTGCGTGGTCACCCACGACCATCTGCCGCCGGCCATCGCCAGGCGCGCCATCGGCGTGCTGCTCACCGACCACCACTACTGGGGCGGGCTGCTGCGCTCCACCCAGGTCGCCGCGCTCTGCGGCACGTTCGGCCTGGAGCTCTCCATGCACTCCAACACCCATCTGGGGATCAGCCTGGCCGCGATGACCCAACTCGCCGCCGCCACCCCCAACATCAACCACGCCTGTGACACCCACACCCCCTGGCAGCAGGGACAGGACGTGGTCGCTCCCGGCGCGTTGCGTTTCGTCGACGGCGCGGTCCCGCTCCCCGAGGGGCCCGGGCTCGGCGTCGAACTCGACCGCGACGCGCTGGCCGTGCTGCACGAGAACTATCTGAAGTGCGGCGTCGAACGCCGCGACGACACCGCCTACATGCGGCGCACCGACCCCGCGTTCCAACCCAGACGCGGTCACTGGTGA
- a CDS encoding sodium:solute symporter family protein, which translates to MSPLDWIVVAAYFFVVVAIGWWSKKRIHNVADFFTASGRIPWWLSGISHHMSGYSAVMFVAFAAVAYNDGITVYFWWPLTIGLGVGVGAFLFAARWNRLRSKHDVKSPLEYLTRRYNLPTQQVLAYSGAALKVVDIAAKWVAISILLKGFADIPLEVGIIFTGIATMAYMTVGGLWADVLTDMGQFVIQAVAGFAMLFAVMAKLGADFPFTMWGDLPDGHGDPISGSVTTWLVIAFLFVKTFEYNGGMWNLAQRYMAAPSGSAAKRSALLSSVLWLIWPLILFLPMVAAPLIVPGLTSGEESYVALSQELLPAGLIGLMLAGFFSHTMAMVASDSNVITAVITRDLAPVLAPKVRRLTEAAQLTFARITTVLFVSLSMLIAITTRGEGFVLDTVVQLVAATMGPISIPLMLGLLPWFRRVGPTAAIISWAGGLLVWYIVRYQIDSSTEAAIVGLPLVTSLVLYIGIGFLYPESTPERDALVLSLDTDPDEDDDTGDRPGRDQVPAP; encoded by the coding sequence ATGTCCCCACTCGACTGGATCGTGGTCGCCGCCTACTTCTTCGTCGTGGTGGCCATCGGCTGGTGGTCCAAGAAACGCATCCACAACGTCGCCGACTTCTTCACCGCCAGCGGGCGCATACCCTGGTGGCTCTCCGGCATCTCGCACCACATGTCCGGCTACAGCGCGGTGATGTTCGTCGCCTTCGCCGCCGTCGCCTACAACGACGGCATCACCGTCTACTTCTGGTGGCCCCTGACCATCGGCCTCGGCGTGGGCGTCGGCGCCTTCCTCTTCGCCGCCCGCTGGAACCGGCTGCGCTCCAAACACGACGTCAAGTCGCCCCTGGAGTACCTGACCCGGCGCTACAACCTGCCCACCCAGCAGGTCCTCGCCTACAGCGGCGCCGCGCTCAAGGTCGTGGACATCGCCGCCAAGTGGGTCGCGATCTCCATCCTGCTGAAGGGCTTCGCCGACATCCCGCTCGAAGTCGGCATCATCTTCACCGGCATCGCCACCATGGCCTATATGACGGTCGGCGGGCTCTGGGCCGATGTCCTCACCGACATGGGCCAGTTCGTCATCCAGGCGGTCGCCGGCTTCGCGATGCTCTTCGCCGTGATGGCCAAGCTCGGCGCCGACTTCCCGTTCACCATGTGGGGCGACCTGCCGGACGGACACGGCGACCCGATCAGCGGCTCGGTCACCACCTGGCTGGTGATCGCGTTCCTCTTCGTCAAGACCTTCGAGTACAACGGCGGCATGTGGAACCTGGCGCAGCGTTACATGGCGGCGCCCTCAGGGTCGGCGGCCAAGCGTTCGGCGCTGCTCTCCAGCGTGCTCTGGCTGATCTGGCCGCTGATCCTCTTCCTGCCGATGGTCGCCGCGCCGCTGATCGTGCCCGGGCTCACCTCGGGCGAGGAGTCCTATGTGGCGCTCTCCCAGGAGCTGTTGCCGGCCGGCCTGATCGGCCTGATGTTGGCCGGTTTCTTCTCCCACACGATGGCCATGGTCGCCTCCGACTCCAATGTGATCACCGCCGTGATCACCCGGGACCTCGCGCCCGTGCTGGCGCCCAAGGTCCGCCGGCTCACCGAGGCCGCCCAGCTGACGTTCGCCCGGATCACCACCGTGCTCTTCGTCAGCCTCAGCATGCTGATCGCCATCACCACCAGAGGCGAGGGCTTCGTCCTTGACACGGTGGTGCAGCTGGTCGCCGCCACCATGGGGCCGATCTCCATCCCGCTGATGCTCGGCCTGCTGCCCTGGTTCCGCCGGGTCGGCCCCACGGCCGCCATCATCTCCTGGGCGGGGGGCCTGCTGGTCTGGTACATCGTCCGCTACCAGATCGACAGCTCGACGGAGGCCGCCATCGTCGGCCTGCCCCTGGTGACCTCGCTCGTCCTCTATATCGGCATCGGCTTCCTCTATCCCGAATCGACGCCGGAACGCGACGCGTTGGTGCTCTCCCTCGACACCGACCCGGACGAGGACGACGACACGGGGGACCGACCGGGCCGCGACCAGGTGCCGGCCCCCTAG